The Fibrobacter sp. UWR2 DNA segment CTTTCCAGAATTCGGCGACCTTGATTCGCGTGGGGTCCATCTTGAGGGCTGCCCCCATTGAAGAAAATACCGTGGCCTTGGTGCGCGTGGCGTGCCACAACAGCTGCATCTTGTTTTCGAGGCTGTCGATGGCATCGATGATGTAGTCGAAGGTGTCCAGTTGGAATTTGTCTGTATTCGCTTCTTCGTAGATGTCCTGCAGCGCAACGATGTTGGCGTGCGGGTTGATTTCGAGCAGGCGGTTCTTGAGAACTTCGACCTTGACTTGGCCTACGGTCTTTGTGGTGGCCATCAGTTGGCGGTTCACGTTGGTGACGCACACGCGGTCAGAATCGACGAGCACGAGTTCCTTGATGCCGGAACGCACCAGGCTTTCAGCGCACCAGCTGCCGACCCCGCCTACGCCAAAGAGGATGACGCGCTTCTGGGAAATGCTTTCCATGACGCTGTCGCCCACGAGGCGCTTGGTGCGGTTGAAGATGTCCTGCTCGATTTCCATAATAAATTTTGCGGCGAGCCTGCGGTGAACTAAGCAAACAGACGGACGACGCGCTTGATGCCTGCGACAAAGC contains these protein-coding regions:
- a CDS encoding ThiF family adenylyltransferase, whose protein sequence is MEIEQDIFNRTKRLVGDSVMESISQKRVILFGVGGVGSWCAESLVRSGIKELVLVDSDRVCVTNVNRQLMATTKTVGQVKVEVLKNRLLEINPHANIVALQDIYEEANTDKFQLDTFDYIIDAIDSLENKMQLLWHATRTKATVFSSMGAALKMDPTRIKVAEFWKVAGCPLARALRDKFKKKKLKLAKKVQCVYSDELLENLGEIPEDDCAPAEFHKVAYNGTMAHSTAIFGFMIAGLVMQDIYKKALASAE